The DNA region GCACAGGTCAGGCCCAGCAACACCAGCCAGAAGTATTCGTACGATGAGAATCGCAGCGCCAATTCCGCAAGGGCGGGGGCACCGATAATCAGTACAGCGGTGCCGAACAATCCGCCTATGCACGAACACACCAGGCCGCCGCCCAGGGCAAGTTCGGCCTTGCCTTTTTTGGTCAGCAGGTGAGCTTCGTCGGCATAGGCTGCCGAGGCCGGTGTGCCGGGTATGCGCAACAGGCAGCCGGGAACGTCGCCGGAGAAGATGGCCATCGCAGTGGCTGTCACCATGGCGGCAATGGCGGGTATCGGCTGCATAAAAAAGGTGACGGGCACCAAGAGTGCGACAGCCATGGTGGCGCTAAGCCCCGGTATCGCTCCGACAAACAAGCCGTAAGCGGCCGAGGACAGCACCACCAGCATGACGTTCAGCTGAAAAACCTGCTCGAATGCAGCGGCGAGGGTGTCTATCATGAGGGCTTCCTTCGTTTACCACGCCACGGATTCAAGTACACCCCAAGGCAACGGAACCTCCAGCAAGCTGTAGAACAGAAAGTGGATGAGCAGAGACCCGATGAGGGCGACCAGCACGGCCAGCTTGAGTTTGGCTCGAAACACCAGAAACAAGGCCAGCAGGAAGACGAAGGCACAGACCAGGAACCCCAGGCTTTCCGAGAAAGCGATATATAGCAGCAGGGTCAGGGGGATGAATAGAAATCCGGTCAGGATGCGGCCGTTGCGTAGTGCCGGATCCAGCCGTAACCAAGGATCACGCGGCATGTTTTTTACATGGCGCGCCACCAGTAGTACTGCACAAATGACGAAGCCCGAGCCGATCAGCGTCGGAAACATGCCTGGCCCGACGTTTTGCCCCGGCATAAGCGGCAGTGTCAGCGCATAGGCGATCATGCCCAAGCCCAGAACGCCCACGATCAGCCCGGCCAGCAGGTCGCTGATTTTCATGATGCCTCTCCATGGTGAGCCGGCTGACAGCCGGCTCACGGGGTGGTGGGTTTACTTGGCCAGGCCCAGTGCACGCATGGTTTCGCCCATATTGGCATCGCCTTCATCCATGAACTTGGCAAAGCCGGCGCCATCGGCGTAGGCGATGCCAAAGCCGCGCTTGTCCATGAACTGCTTGTATTCGTCGCTCTTGTTGATCTTCTCGAGCGCTGCTTCAAGCTTCGCACTGACATCATCAGGCAGACCCTTGGGGCCGGCAATGCCGCGCCATACCCCTGTGGTCCAGTCGCTGCCGGTTGCCGACTTCAAGGTAGGCACTTTTGGATATAGGGCTGCGGGCTCTTTGGCCATGACCACCAAGGGTCGGGCCTTGCCGGCGTCTATCATGGCGCGGGCCTCGGGCAGTGCCGCCGGAACAATGTCCACACCGCCGGCGACCAGTTCGAGCATGGCTGGCGCTGCGCCGTTGGAAGGGACCCACGGCACGGCATTGATGTCTATATTCAGGCTTTTCAGCATGCCCGCCAGTGCGATGTGCCAGATGCCGCCTTGGCCCGTGCCCGAAGCCTTGAGCTTGCCGGGGTCGGCCTTGATGGCTGACAACAGTTGGTCCATGTTTTGGTAGGGCGAGGATTCGCTGACGGTGACCGCTGCAGGACCGACGTTCATTAGGGCCAGGGCGGTGTAGTCCTTGGGCGTGA from Pollutimonas thiosulfatoxidans includes:
- a CDS encoding tripartite tricarboxylate transporter TctB family protein, with product MKISDLLAGLIVGVLGLGMIAYALTLPLMPGQNVGPGMFPTLIGSGFVICAVLLVARHVKNMPRDPWLRLDPALRNGRILTGFLFIPLTLLLYIAFSESLGFLVCAFVFLLALFLVFRAKLKLAVLVALIGSLLIHFLFYSLLEVPLPWGVLESVAW
- a CDS encoding tripartite tricarboxylate transporter substrate binding protein, with the protein product MKLKSLLNVTAVTVAILASGTASAAWPERPITLIVPWAAGGGTDATARIVGSLLEKELGNPVNVVNRVGGNGVVGHQAIASAKPDGYTLGMLTVEISMMHHQGLTELTPKDYTALALMNVGPAAVTVSESSPYQNMDQLLSAIKADPGKLKASGTGQGGIWHIALAGMLKSLNIDINAVPWVPSNGAAPAMLELVAGGVDIVPAALPEARAMIDAGKARPLVVMAKEPAALYPKVPTLKSATGSDWTTGVWRGIAGPKGLPDDVSAKLEAALEKINKSDEYKQFMDKRGFGIAYADGAGFAKFMDEGDANMGETMRALGLAK